In one window of Nicotiana tabacum cultivar K326 chromosome 12, ASM71507v2, whole genome shotgun sequence DNA:
- the LOC107786009 gene encoding 2-oxoisovalerate dehydrogenase subunit alpha 1, mitochondrial isoform X2, whose amino-acid sequence MGFLRILFSNSRLIHRIGSKQFHASPGALVGSSTIHRFESTNTLKVQSSLFTENDDDYFQVMDFPGGQLPITPQMKFIAESSEKRLPCYRVLDDDGYPIPGSIFEEVSKELAVKMYSSMVALQVMDTIFYEAQRQGRLSFYLTTAGEEGINIASAAALTLDDFVLPQYREVGVIVWRGFPLKEIANQLFGNKFDYAKGRQMPCHHGSNELNYLTISSPIATQIPQAAGVAYSLKMDKKEACAVTYLGDGSTSEGDFHAALNFAAVLDAPVVFICRNNGWAISTPVNEQFRSDGVASKGQAYGIRSLRVDGNDVLATYSAIRAAREMAIKEQKPILVEAMTYRVAHHSTSDDSTKYRPVEEIEHWKTAKSPIYRFRKWIQRNGWWNDENESELRRDARKQVLQAMQAAEKVEKPPLTDLFTDVYDKVPLNLQEQQKFTRDAVKRSPKEYPSDVPV is encoded by the exons ATGGGATTCCTTAGAATCCTCTTCTCTAATTCTAGGCTAATCCATAGAATTGGTAGTAAACAATTCCATGCCTCCCCTGGTGCACTTGTTGGTTCTTCAACAATTCACCGTTTTGAGTCAACCAACACACTGAAAGTGCAATCTTCTCTCTTTACAGAAAATGATGATGATTATTTTCAG GTGATGGATTTCCCTGGAGGACAGCTTCCAATTACTCCTCAAATGAAATTTATTGCAGAGTCTTCTGAAAAGAGGTTACCTTGTTATAGAGTCCTTGATGATGATGGCTATCCAATTCCAGGCAGCATTTTTGAGGAG GTGAGCAAAGAACTGGCAGTTAAGATGTATAGTTCAATGGTGGCACTTCAAGTTATGGATACCATTTTTTATGAAGCACAAAGGCAGGGGAGGTTATCCTTCTATCTCACTACTGCTGGAGAAGAAGGTATCAACATAGCATCTGCTGCTGCTCTCACCCTGGATGACTTCGTCTTGCCTCAG TACAGGGAAGTAGGTGTTATCGTATGGCGGGGCTTCCCCCTGAAAGAGATTGCCAATCAATTGTTCGGAAACAAGTTTGATTATGCAAAAGGAAGGCAAATGCCATGCCACCATGGTTCTAACGAGCTCAATTACTTAACTATTTCTTCGCCAATAGC GACACAGATTCCTCAGGCCGCTGGCGTTGCTTACTCTCTGAAAATGGATAAAAAGGAGGCTTGTGCTGTTACTTATCTTGGAGATGGTAGCACTAGTGAG GGTGATTTTCATGCTGCTTTAAACTTTGCAGCGGTTTTGGACGCTCCTGTTGTATTTATATGCCGCAACAATGGATGGGCCATTAGCACTCCTGTAAACGAACAATTTCGAA GTGATGGAGTCGCCTCAaaggggcaagcctatggaaTTAGAAGCCTTCGTGTAGATGGCAATGATGTCTTGGCAACTTATAGTGCTATTCGTGCAGCTCGCGAAATGGCAATTAAGGAACAAAAGCCAATATTAGTAGAG GCCATGACTTATAGAGTAGCCCACCATTCAACATCTGATGATTCAACCAAGTATCGACCCGTCGAAGAAATAGAGCACTGGAAAACAGCAAAAAGCCCAATATACAGATTCAGAAAATGGATTCAGAGAAATGGTTGGTGGAATGATGAAAATGAATCTGAACTTCGCAGAGACGCCAGAAAACAG GTATTGCAAGCAATGCAAGCAGCAGAGAAGGTGGAGAAACCTCCATTGACAGATTTGTTTACGGATGTTTATGACAAAGTGCCATTAAATCTTCAAGAGCAACAGAAGTTTACAAGAGATGCTGTAAAGAGATCTCCAAAAGAATATCCTTCTGATGTTCCTGTTTAA
- the LOC107786009 gene encoding 2-oxoisovalerate dehydrogenase subunit alpha 1, mitochondrial isoform X1 — MAILISRSRNFNHFLLSTRFRFLSLLNQTSSETFFRHAKTSSFTTAAGGGFTKSTAAFSGESAAVFRLERFQSNKAGEQLNTLYYEEDENHQISYENQVMDFPGGQLPITPQMKFIAESSEKRLPCYRVLDDDGYPIPGSIFEEVSKELAVKMYSSMVALQVMDTIFYEAQRQGRLSFYLTTAGEEGINIASAAALTLDDFVLPQYREVGVIVWRGFPLKEIANQLFGNKFDYAKGRQMPCHHGSNELNYLTISSPIATQIPQAAGVAYSLKMDKKEACAVTYLGDGSTSEGDFHAALNFAAVLDAPVVFICRNNGWAISTPVNEQFRSDGVASKGQAYGIRSLRVDGNDVLATYSAIRAAREMAIKEQKPILVEAMTYRVAHHSTSDDSTKYRPVEEIEHWKTAKSPIYRFRKWIQRNGWWNDENESELRRDARKQVLQAMQAAEKVEKPPLTDLFTDVYDKVPLNLQEQQKFTRDAVKRSPKEYPSDVPV, encoded by the exons ATGGCGATTTTGATATCAAGATCAAGAAACTTTAACCATTTTCTTCTAAGCACAAGGTTTCGTTTCTTATCACTCCTaaaccaaacaagttcagaaACATTTTTCCGCCATGCCAAAACTTCATCATTTACAACTGCAGCCGGCGGTGGTTTTACAAAGTCGACGGCGGCATTTTCCGGCGAGTCTGCCGCCGTTTTCCGGTTAGAACGTTTCCAGTCCAATAAAGCTGGAGAGCAACTAAATACACTCTACTATGAAGAAGATGAAAATCACCAAATTAGTTATGAAAATCAG GTGATGGATTTCCCTGGAGGACAGCTTCCAATTACTCCTCAAATGAAATTTATTGCAGAGTCTTCTGAAAAGAGGTTACCTTGTTATAGAGTCCTTGATGATGATGGCTATCCAATTCCAGGCAGCATTTTTGAGGAG GTGAGCAAAGAACTGGCAGTTAAGATGTATAGTTCAATGGTGGCACTTCAAGTTATGGATACCATTTTTTATGAAGCACAAAGGCAGGGGAGGTTATCCTTCTATCTCACTACTGCTGGAGAAGAAGGTATCAACATAGCATCTGCTGCTGCTCTCACCCTGGATGACTTCGTCTTGCCTCAG TACAGGGAAGTAGGTGTTATCGTATGGCGGGGCTTCCCCCTGAAAGAGATTGCCAATCAATTGTTCGGAAACAAGTTTGATTATGCAAAAGGAAGGCAAATGCCATGCCACCATGGTTCTAACGAGCTCAATTACTTAACTATTTCTTCGCCAATAGC GACACAGATTCCTCAGGCCGCTGGCGTTGCTTACTCTCTGAAAATGGATAAAAAGGAGGCTTGTGCTGTTACTTATCTTGGAGATGGTAGCACTAGTGAG GGTGATTTTCATGCTGCTTTAAACTTTGCAGCGGTTTTGGACGCTCCTGTTGTATTTATATGCCGCAACAATGGATGGGCCATTAGCACTCCTGTAAACGAACAATTTCGAA GTGATGGAGTCGCCTCAaaggggcaagcctatggaaTTAGAAGCCTTCGTGTAGATGGCAATGATGTCTTGGCAACTTATAGTGCTATTCGTGCAGCTCGCGAAATGGCAATTAAGGAACAAAAGCCAATATTAGTAGAG GCCATGACTTATAGAGTAGCCCACCATTCAACATCTGATGATTCAACCAAGTATCGACCCGTCGAAGAAATAGAGCACTGGAAAACAGCAAAAAGCCCAATATACAGATTCAGAAAATGGATTCAGAGAAATGGTTGGTGGAATGATGAAAATGAATCTGAACTTCGCAGAGACGCCAGAAAACAG GTATTGCAAGCAATGCAAGCAGCAGAGAAGGTGGAGAAACCTCCATTGACAGATTTGTTTACGGATGTTTATGACAAAGTGCCATTAAATCTTCAAGAGCAACAGAAGTTTACAAGAGATGCTGTAAAGAGATCTCCAAAAGAATATCCTTCTGATGTTCCTGTTTAA